In a genomic window of Papilio machaon chromosome 4, ilPapMach1.1, whole genome shotgun sequence:
- the LOC106720168 gene encoding probable protein phosphatase CG10417 isoform X1, whose product MGAYLSEPVTEKMSSDESNGKLECGASSMQGWRVNQEDAHNTILDYDADTSFFAVYDGHGGAEVATYCSQNLPEYIKKTDAYKNGDLVNALTDAFLGFDATIVTKEVMDILKELAGEINPPGTSDIEDSEDENVSNLYQEAHLPLQEVLAKYENKLTSLHRARLGDTTTPLSPCLRAKKNTEESGASASSSSSGHVAGSSLEQTCDATSSSKNGLTDNEKKNAEEDSGGVSSTNSNEVDKDLNGEVSTSEPEKVKENVNKPILPAPDSSEDNCQPDQPEQSEDVKSSTNGCNVVTTENCNGEVTGSKQIDGEDSNITSSNGSVTPVKTGKANDKSSPVSSSGKEVPGRPKKSKIRRAAAAVYESILRQVPEEDDDESDSNDETFEGGEICSSDDDNVNGVEESSEECEEEDEEDYEAESSDEEGDEDINMSEEPGNDSGCTAIVALLRGNELYVANAGDSRCIICREGKAIDMSIDHKPEDAPELDRIIKAGGKVSYDGRINGGLNLSRAIGDHSYKQNKELDAKEQMVTALPDVKTLTVDPAKDQFMVLACDGIWNFMSSQDVCDFIIPRLAEGRERLSQICEQMFDHCLAPTTMGDGTGCDNMTAIIVRFKDGLIADVGQHTSNTECPKKRTADCEPCNENQQDNKRQKLDDSLSSSVVTSSV is encoded by the exons ATGGGTGCCTATTTATCTGAACCAGTTACTGAAAAAATGTCCAGCGATGAGTCGAATGGCAAACTAGAGTGCGGTGCAAGCTCCATGCAAGGATGGCGTGTCAACCAAGAG GATGCACACAATACAATCTTAGATTATGATGCTGATACATCTTTCTTTGCTGTATACGACGGTCACGGCGGCGCCGAGGTGGCTACATATTGTTCACAAAATTTGccagaatatattaaaaagacaGATGCATACAAGAACGGGGACCTAGTGAATGCTTTAACAGATGCTTTTTTGGGATTCGATGCAACAATTGTCACAAAAGAGGTTATGGATATATTGAAGGAACTTGCag GTGAAATAAATCCTCCGGGCACAAGTGACATTGAAGATTCTGAAGATGAAAATGttagtaatttatatcaaGAGGCACACCTACCTTTACAG GAAGTGTTGGCTAAATATGAGAATAAATTAACTTCACTTCACCGAGCAAGACTTGGTGACACAACTACTCCGCTGTCACCATGCTTGAGAGCTAAAAAGAATACAGAGGAATCCGGGGCATCAG CATCAAGTTCAAGCTCGGGGCATGTGGCGGGTTCTAGCTTAGAACAAACTTGTGATGCAACATCCTCTAGCAAAAATGGTTTAACAGACAATGAAAAGAAGAATGCCGAGGAGGACTCTGGAGGAGTTTCATCAACAAATTCGAACGAAGTTGACAAAGATTTGAATGGAGAG GTTTCGACAAGTGAACCCGAGAAAgtcaaagaaaatgttaacaaacCAATTTTACCAGCACCAGACAGCTCTGAAGATAATTGCCAACCCGACCAGCCTGAACAAAGTGAGGATGTAAAGAGCTCTACAAATGGTTGTAATGTTGTCACCACTGAAAATTGTAATGGGGAGGTGACAGGCTCAAAACAGATAGATGGTGAAGATAGTAATATCACTTCGTCTAATGGCTCAGTGACACCTGTCAAAACTGGCAAAGCCAATG ATAAATCATCGCCTGTGTCAAGTTCCGGCAAGGAAGTTCCCGGGAGACCGAAAAAATCGAAGATACGCAGAGCGGCCGCGGCTGTATACGAGTCCATCTTACGTCAAGTGCCTGAAGAAGATGACGACGAGAGCGACTCCAACGACGAAACCTTCGAGGGTGGAGAAATCTGTTCATCTGATGACGACAATGTTAATGGTGTTGAGGAATCATCGGAGG AGTGTGAAGAAGAAGATGAAGAAGATTACGAAGCAGAATCCAGTGATGAGGAAGGTGATGAAGATATAAACATGTCTGAGGAACCAGGCAATGATAGTGGTTGCACTGCTATTGTTGCTCTACTAAgag GAAACGAACTATACGTGGCTAACGCAGGTGATTCCCGTTGCATTATATGCAGAGAAGGAAAAGCCATAGACATGTCTATAGATCACAAACCGGAAGATGCCCCAGAACTTGACAGAATCATTAAGGCCGGTGGCAAAGTTTCCTATGACGGTCGTATAAACGGAGGTCTTAACTTATCACGTGCCATCGGCGATCACTCGTACAAACAGAACAAAGAATTGGATGCTAAAGAACAGATGGTGACTGCTCTGCCGGACGTCAAAACCCTCACAGTAGACCCGGCTAAGGACCAGTTTATGGTATTGGCGTGCGACGGTATATGGAACTTTATGTCGAGTCAAGATGTGTGCGACTTCATTATACCTCGACTGGCAGAGGGCCGCGAAAGATTATCACAGATCTGTGAACAG ATGTTTGACCACTGCCTAGCGCCGACAACAATGGGTGACGGCACCGGTTGTGACAATATGACTGCTATCATAGTGAGGTTCAAAGACGGTCTGATTGCGGATGTGGGCCAACACACCAGCAACACGGAGTGCCCCAAGAAGCGCACCGCGGACTGCGAGCCGTGCAATGAAAACCAACAGGACAATAAAAGGCAAAAACTTGACGATTCACTGTCAAGTTCGGTGGTGACATCGAGTGTTTAG
- the LOC106720168 gene encoding probable protein phosphatase CG10417 isoform X2, with product MGAYLSEPVTEKMSSDESNGKLECGASSMQGWRVNQEDAHNTILDYDADTSFFAVYDGHGGAEVATYCSQNLPEYIKKTDAYKNGDLVNALTDAFLGFDATIVTKEVMDILKELAGEINPPGTSDIEDSEDENEVLAKYENKLTSLHRARLGDTTTPLSPCLRAKKNTEESGASASSSSSGHVAGSSLEQTCDATSSSKNGLTDNEKKNAEEDSGGVSSTNSNEVDKDLNGEVSTSEPEKVKENVNKPILPAPDSSEDNCQPDQPEQSEDVKSSTNGCNVVTTENCNGEVTGSKQIDGEDSNITSSNGSVTPVKTGKANDKSSPVSSSGKEVPGRPKKSKIRRAAAAVYESILRQVPEEDDDESDSNDETFEGGEICSSDDDNVNGVEESSEECEEEDEEDYEAESSDEEGDEDINMSEEPGNDSGCTAIVALLRGNELYVANAGDSRCIICREGKAIDMSIDHKPEDAPELDRIIKAGGKVSYDGRINGGLNLSRAIGDHSYKQNKELDAKEQMVTALPDVKTLTVDPAKDQFMVLACDGIWNFMSSQDVCDFIIPRLAEGRERLSQICEQMFDHCLAPTTMGDGTGCDNMTAIIVRFKDGLIADVGQHTSNTECPKKRTADCEPCNENQQDNKRQKLDDSLSSSVVTSSV from the exons ATGGGTGCCTATTTATCTGAACCAGTTACTGAAAAAATGTCCAGCGATGAGTCGAATGGCAAACTAGAGTGCGGTGCAAGCTCCATGCAAGGATGGCGTGTCAACCAAGAG GATGCACACAATACAATCTTAGATTATGATGCTGATACATCTTTCTTTGCTGTATACGACGGTCACGGCGGCGCCGAGGTGGCTACATATTGTTCACAAAATTTGccagaatatattaaaaagacaGATGCATACAAGAACGGGGACCTAGTGAATGCTTTAACAGATGCTTTTTTGGGATTCGATGCAACAATTGTCACAAAAGAGGTTATGGATATATTGAAGGAACTTGCag GTGAAATAAATCCTCCGGGCACAAGTGACATTGAAGATTCTGAAGATGAAAAT GAAGTGTTGGCTAAATATGAGAATAAATTAACTTCACTTCACCGAGCAAGACTTGGTGACACAACTACTCCGCTGTCACCATGCTTGAGAGCTAAAAAGAATACAGAGGAATCCGGGGCATCAG CATCAAGTTCAAGCTCGGGGCATGTGGCGGGTTCTAGCTTAGAACAAACTTGTGATGCAACATCCTCTAGCAAAAATGGTTTAACAGACAATGAAAAGAAGAATGCCGAGGAGGACTCTGGAGGAGTTTCATCAACAAATTCGAACGAAGTTGACAAAGATTTGAATGGAGAG GTTTCGACAAGTGAACCCGAGAAAgtcaaagaaaatgttaacaaacCAATTTTACCAGCACCAGACAGCTCTGAAGATAATTGCCAACCCGACCAGCCTGAACAAAGTGAGGATGTAAAGAGCTCTACAAATGGTTGTAATGTTGTCACCACTGAAAATTGTAATGGGGAGGTGACAGGCTCAAAACAGATAGATGGTGAAGATAGTAATATCACTTCGTCTAATGGCTCAGTGACACCTGTCAAAACTGGCAAAGCCAATG ATAAATCATCGCCTGTGTCAAGTTCCGGCAAGGAAGTTCCCGGGAGACCGAAAAAATCGAAGATACGCAGAGCGGCCGCGGCTGTATACGAGTCCATCTTACGTCAAGTGCCTGAAGAAGATGACGACGAGAGCGACTCCAACGACGAAACCTTCGAGGGTGGAGAAATCTGTTCATCTGATGACGACAATGTTAATGGTGTTGAGGAATCATCGGAGG AGTGTGAAGAAGAAGATGAAGAAGATTACGAAGCAGAATCCAGTGATGAGGAAGGTGATGAAGATATAAACATGTCTGAGGAACCAGGCAATGATAGTGGTTGCACTGCTATTGTTGCTCTACTAAgag GAAACGAACTATACGTGGCTAACGCAGGTGATTCCCGTTGCATTATATGCAGAGAAGGAAAAGCCATAGACATGTCTATAGATCACAAACCGGAAGATGCCCCAGAACTTGACAGAATCATTAAGGCCGGTGGCAAAGTTTCCTATGACGGTCGTATAAACGGAGGTCTTAACTTATCACGTGCCATCGGCGATCACTCGTACAAACAGAACAAAGAATTGGATGCTAAAGAACAGATGGTGACTGCTCTGCCGGACGTCAAAACCCTCACAGTAGACCCGGCTAAGGACCAGTTTATGGTATTGGCGTGCGACGGTATATGGAACTTTATGTCGAGTCAAGATGTGTGCGACTTCATTATACCTCGACTGGCAGAGGGCCGCGAAAGATTATCACAGATCTGTGAACAG ATGTTTGACCACTGCCTAGCGCCGACAACAATGGGTGACGGCACCGGTTGTGACAATATGACTGCTATCATAGTGAGGTTCAAAGACGGTCTGATTGCGGATGTGGGCCAACACACCAGCAACACGGAGTGCCCCAAGAAGCGCACCGCGGACTGCGAGCCGTGCAATGAAAACCAACAGGACAATAAAAGGCAAAAACTTGACGATTCACTGTCAAGTTCGGTGGTGACATCGAGTGTTTAG